Sequence from the Myxococcales bacterium genome:
ATGAAATCGTCGAGGTCTGGGGTGTGGTGCTGGGTGTAGTGCTGGGCGTAGTGGCAGGTGTCGTCGGCATGGTTTTGGGGTCTCTACTTGGCTGGGCTCAGCTACTCTAGTAGCACAAGATCCACCCTGCTACCTGCCGAGTTCTCGAACCCACAATCGAGCCCTGCGCAGCTGTTCAACCAGCGATTGCTGATGGTAGGTAGAAAGGAGAACGCCCCGGGTTGTTACACCCGGGGCGCCTCAAACTCGATAGATCGAAAAGAACCGATCTACTTACTACTTGCGGTTGGAGCGACCCATTATGCCGAGTCCACCGAGACCGAGCATCATGAGCAATGCCGTTCCGGGCTCCGGAACCACGTCGAAGGCACCACCAGTGATCGTAACGTCGTAGGCCGTCCCGAATGCTTCGATCGTGCCAACGCCGGGATGGAGGTAAGCGCCACCCGAATAGCTGCCGAGAGTATTAGCCGTGATCGTAACGGTACCGACCATCGATGGGACGCCGTCACCCACCTTGAGGATGCCGAAGAACCCGTACGGGCCTGTAACTAGATCTGGGGTCGGAGCGGGTGCGGGGAGGGGAGCGACACGACCGTTCGTCCCAAATTTTACCCTGCCACCGCTGGCGGTATAATTCCAGCTCCAGCCGGACACCAAGTTGTCGACGCCGGCCCAACCCGATCCCTGCGTGGAGGAGGGTGCGGCATCGCGGTCACCACTGAGTGTAAAGAGGAGCGTGTCGACATCAAAACCGCTGTCGATGAAAAGGACGACTTCGAACTGAATCGTGTCGCCTACGAGAATGGCGTTGGTACCGGTCGTCGACGTAAGAAAGGTATTCTCAATCGACACAGCTGAACTGACCAGCGGCAGCGCCATGATGAGCGCGAAGGCGCTCAGAGCGAGTGCTTTGTTCATTGCTAGTTGAACTCCTGTTCTAATCATTATCTTCCCAGATTGGATTCAATTTCAATTTCAATTTCAGGTCTTGGCTTGTTGCGCTGTTTACCGCTTCAGTTCTGTGCCGATCTGCCTGAGCAGGATCCGTGCTACGGAACTAGCCGCTTTTTTCGATCAGGTGGATTGTCCTCGACCGGAGCCGAGGACCCACTTCATTAAATCACTCCCTTGCGGTCACACTATCAACCTTAAGGGCAAACTCCAGTACCCACCGCTGCGTTGCAGTCAGCACAGGCTCGACTCGTGGGGCCGGGCAACAAAAACGAGTCGGCAAAAATCTTGCCCAGGTCCGGACCACCGACGACGCCGTCTTCATTGACGTCATAGGCACCGTCTGATTTGGGTGACCACGGTGCAGCGGAGAATGACCTGGCAAATGTCGCGCCCAGATCAGGACCACCCACGATGCAGTCTTGATTTACATCCGAATCACAGACGTTGCCGTAACCGTCTTCGTCATCGTCTCGCTGTCCCGGATTGGCGACTGCGGTGCAGTTGTCCAAACCTAGTGAGTCACAGATTCCGTCGCCGTCCGGGTCCGACGCGCAGCCGGTCGTCGGGCCTGCGCCTGAGACGAGCGCGAACATCAGTGTCAGCAGTGCGACGCTCGAAAGTGCGATAATCGCTCGTAGTTGCATTTCGTTAGCTCTCCTTCGTTTTCAATTTCGACAGTAACTCGATCTGCTCAATAGACCCTATCCTGGTGAAATAGTAAAGCAATTTCCGGCTTCAGCTACATTCTCCGCTACCGCCTCTACTAAGCTGAGTGAGCTCCTACTCGTGTTTAGACCCTGCATTGGATCGTCTAACGCCGTTAAATTCGTCTTGCTGGTCCTGAACTATCCCCAGTTGAACCACACTCGACTCGAGCTTCGGTTCATTCGGTAAAGCTGTTGTTATTCTTTCAATCTATCCTTCAGTTCTGCGAGGCGAATCTTTCCGGCCGACCAGTATCCAATTTATCAGCATGTGTTCGTACAGCTATTGGCGGCTTTTGTCACCCAACTCGATCTCGACTTCCTTGATGCTTTCTTTCTTTTAACTTTTAATACTTTCTATCTTTCGTTCGAATTCCCAAGCGCGTTTCAAAGTGACGGCAATCCGCCACATCTTCCCCGGAGGGTACTTGTGAATCTGTCACTGAATAGTGCAAAGCTCATGCCACTGTCCTATTTATACTTAAGTCCTTGTTTTTACTTATGAATTTTTTTTCAGACTCGGTGTCGATTAGGAAATAACTTTCCCACAAAGGGAACTTTGGAGTCCCCGAGACTTCGGTGTCTCCGGACCCTCTCAAGCGATCCTTCACGGACTGCACGGCGACGGCAACTCGGCTGTGAAATGCTGTGAGTCTTTGATGCGCTTGTCTGATGTCGGCGGGCTCCGTCGAATCGACTTGCGTTGCGATTCGAATCGCGATCACCGGGAGCTCTCGCGAAAGCAGGCTTCGGTCGAGGGCGAAAAAGCTTCGCACCCCCTCCACGAGTAATCCGCGATCCTCCTCGTACCATTGATACGCAATCAGGCGGTGGGTTCCGGACCGAAGCAACTTCCACGTGATCGCAGCGTCGCTACCGTCGAGATGAACCTCGCCCAGGTCTTCGGTTACCCAACCCCGGCCGGGGAACGCGTTCTTCGGCGAAAGCGGCGAACGGAATCGATTCAGATGCTCGCCGATTCCCACGAACACATCGACCGGGGGGTCAGCCGCCACCTGTTGCGGCAGCGCGGATTGCTCACGTGCATCGGGCCGCGCGTACCGCATTCTATGGAAGTATCGAAACGAAGCCGTCGAAAAGCTGCTTTCCAGCGTCTCGAGTTTTTGTGACTCCCAACCCGTCATCACTTGCTCGAAGGCCAGTTCAACTTGTGGCCCAGCCGCGCTACGGAACCGCCATCTGGGCATGTAGTTCAGCGTCCCGAGCAGCAGCAGCAGCAGACACAGGACTCCCACCGCGCGATGGAGCGGCGAAATCCCGGCGTGTTCATCTCTATCATTCGCAGCGCCAACAGCGACACGAGGCTGTTGCCGTACCGGGAAGAGTCGTGCCAGCAGGCCATCTACTCCATACAGCAGGACCAGCCCACACATCAGCACGACAAGTCCCTGGGCTACGTGAACCGTGTGAATCTTCGAGGCTGGGTTGAGGATCAGCGTCAATACCCGCAGGCCGTTCATCGCAAATGCGATCGGAATCGATGCGAGCAACAGCCCGACAGCGTGCCAGCGGCTGCGATCGAACAGATTGGACATGAGGATCGAAAAGATCATCAGGCTCAGGGTCGAGCGGAGGCCGCTGCAACTTTCAATTACCTGGTAGGTGTCTCCGGTCAGTTGGATTACATCAGCGGAAACCACCGCGGGAACCTCGATCAGATAGAGCAACCAACCCGCGAGGACCGCCGTGGCGAGTTGAAAACTCCAGATCCAGCTCGCCACCAGCGGGGCGGGCGGGGGCATCGTAAACAACAGGAGCAAGAGGGGAACCGCTGCAATTCGCAGCGCCGGAAACCCGCGCCACAAGAGCGCACATCCGACCAGGTTGGCGATCAGCGAAAGGGCCTGGAGGTCGTGAGCTCTGGTGTACACCGCCCAGGCAAAAATCGCGCCGCCAACGGTGAACGCGATCGCTGCGAGCCAGACCGGTCCAGTGCGGCGGGGAAGCGCGAAAAACTCAACCCTGCGGTGATACAGGAGCCAGAGACTGAGCAATGCGATCATCAGAGGGGCCGTTTCAGACGAGGCAAACAGGACCGCTTCTCCCGACGGAATCGTGAGTGTCTCATCTGAGTTCAGATACGGACGGAAAGTCAGCAGATCGCGATACGCGAGCACACCAAGCACAACATTTAAACCCATTAACCAATTCAGCAACTGAAGTCCGAACCCCTAAGCGATGACATTTCTGTGCCGGCCACGAGCATCAATCGCTCGATTGCAGACAGAAAAAGGAGCCCGAGAATAGCGCCCTCACATCGATTCGGAGAGACAGCTGTTGCATTCGATCCACCCTGCAGCCCCTCTGCAGCGTTCGAGAACAAAATCATCTAAAAGTCCTCAGTTGGGGGATTCTTCGTACTTCTCACACACGATCCTTAGCTTTAGTTGCGCAT
This genomic interval carries:
- a CDS encoding exosortase/archaeosortase family protein, whose amino-acid sequence is MGLNVVLGVLAYRDLLTFRPYLNSDETLTIPSGEAVLFASSETAPLMIALLSLWLLYHRRVEFFALPRRTGPVWLAAIAFTVGGAIFAWAVYTRAHDLQALSLIANLVGCALLWRGFPALRIAAVPLLLLLFTMPPPAPLVASWIWSFQLATAVLAGWLLYLIEVPAVVSADVIQLTGDTYQVIESCSGLRSTLSLMIFSILMSNLFDRSRWHAVGLLLASIPIAFAMNGLRVLTLILNPASKIHTVHVAQGLVVLMCGLVLLYGVDGLLARLFPVRQQPRVAVGAANDRDEHAGISPLHRAVGVLCLLLLLLGTLNYMPRWRFRSAAGPQVELAFEQVMTGWESQKLETLESSFSTASFRYFHRMRYARPDAREQSALPQQVAADPPVDVFVGIGEHLNRFRSPLSPKNAFPGRGWVTEDLGEVHLDGSDAAITWKLLRSGTHRLIAYQWYEEDRGLLVEGVRSFFALDRSLLSRELPVIAIRIATQVDSTEPADIRQAHQRLTAFHSRVAVAVQSVKDRLRGSGDTEVSGTPKFPLWESYFLIDTESEKKFISKNKDLSINRTVA
- a CDS encoding PEP-CTERM sorting domain-containing protein, which encodes MNKALALSAFALIMALPLVSSAVSIENTFLTSTTGTNAILVGDTIQFEVVLFIDSGFDVDTLLFTLSGDRDAAPSSTQGSGWAGVDNLVSGWSWNYTASGGRVKFGTNGRVAPLPAPAPTPDLVTGPYGFFGILKVGDGVPSMVGTVTITANTLGSYSGGAYLHPGVGTIEAFGTAYDVTITGGAFDVVPEPGTALLMMLGLGGLGIMGRSNRK